The Macrobrachium nipponense isolate FS-2020 chromosome 1, ASM1510439v2, whole genome shotgun sequence genome includes a window with the following:
- the LOC135219941 gene encoding E3 ubiquitin-protein ligase RBBP6-like — translation MQQNQLYVIQVNTMNKGGPLALPAPAGALLPSEVKYSASLVRGLGCSHLVLGAVLFLLGVLGSWVEPETCWAGAGIWGGISTIACGICGLLAYHLWYKNYTIKAFLVTSVVCVVISILSIVLTIYGLVNRYEHYYYLIERAEKHPWFRPYNQNQEQQLTLSVSANQLVGFILEFILAVWSVKIGWKGVRAEEFSSSRRDALCDDLQSVVSVPHHNGQVPLAALYQLLQAHPELLGSKNLNGSLGHPWVPGLDDRTSQQAMDYQERVSRFLSHAIEDHNGSFSRSPSVFQGEIQENSTLTRPASVAGGSEGRGSLSRGSADTLVISPHPSNEGHQRAPPHEDPREKKVAGGEQSQTDTMKSKAKLQATKQKFEGELKGKAPNPKDSKQSKGKEKVVKKTEKLENQITEEQVESSISVYKESNEDAIPEKSTKDMKNYEKSSTEETKEMAVSQPEDLQITAESSHHRRSKVPVEGNAENEACKSENKSKSTKKRRSTSKERKEEAPSPSPPKTEKEEKKPKTEKEEKKTKTEIEEKKRQGTIMTSPEDEKIGSNAVKVSNRKTNESKDKREERIMSAENTEERQSHKGEKRKSSKKDVPTVNEEDKTNDTKKKEQKESTKNATETSDTKEDARPTEVIRVETDTNVNADSTSATSNIPQNDKAKKSKKSKRDKESKGKSRKHKEVTKSSIIPEENVKDVTGISDASNTNTKVTKLTDDSKLVKDTQQSLVIDLKPPSEFQDSSLNSTAS, via the exons ATGCAACAGAATCAATTGTACGTCATCCAGGTGAACACGATGAACAAAGGCGGTCCTCTAGCCCTTCCCGCTCCTGCCGGTGCCCTCCTGCCCTCTGAGGTCAAATACTCGGCCTCTTTGGTGAGGGGCCTTGGATGTAGCCATCTCGTCCTTGGAGCTGTTCTCTTCCTCCTCGGAGTCCTCG GTTCCTGGGTAGAGCCAGAAACATGTTGGGCTGGAGCAGGAATATGGGGCGGTATATCCACCATTGCTTGTGGCATCTGTGGTCTCCTAGCTTACCATCTCTGGtataaaaattatacaatcaAGGCCTTCTTGGTTACTTCCGTCGTTTGTGTTGTTATAAGTATTTTATCCATCGTCCTCACCATCTACGGCCTTGTGAACCGCTATGAGCACTACTATTATCTCATAGAAAGAGCAGAAAAGCACCCTTG GTTCAGGCCTTACAATCAGAATCAAGAACAACAATTAACTTTGAGCGTGAGCGCAAATCAACTGGTGGGCTTCATTCTCGAGTTCATACTAGCCGTCTGGTCCGTCAAAATTGGCTGGAAGGGAGTACGAGCAGAAGAATTCAGTTCAAGTCGACGAGATGCCCTGTGTGATGACCTCCAGAGTGTAGTGTCTGTGCCACATCATAATGGACAAGTCCCACTCGCAGCTTTGTACCAACTTCTCCAG GCTCATCCAGAGTTACTCGGCTCCAAGAACTTAAATGGCAGTTTAGGACATCCCTGGGTTCCTGGTTTGGATGACAGGACTTCACAACAAGCGATGGATTATCAAGAGCGTGTATCACGTTTCCTCTCTCATGCCATCGAAGATCATAATGGCTCCTTCAGCAGGTCGCCTTCAGTCTTCCAGGGGGAGATACAAGAAAACTCGACCCTAACAAGGCCCGCCTCAGTAGCGGGTGGCAGTGAAGGCCGAGGATCACTATCACGGGGGTCAGCTGACACTTTAGTCATTTCGCCTCATCCAAGCAACGAAGGGCACCAGAGGGCACCACCTCACGAAGACCCACGCGAGAAAAAGGTTGCTGGCGGAGAACAGAGTCAAACAGATACAATGAAGTCTAAAGCTAAACTACAAGCAACTAAACAAAAGTTTGAAGGCGAGCTCAAGGGGAAGGCACCCAACCCAAAAGACTCCAAACAAAGTAAGGGAAAGGAAAAGGTGgtcaagaaaacagaaaaattagaGAACCAAATAACAGAAGAACAAGTGGAAAGTAGCATTAGCGTATATAAAGAAAGTAATGAGGACGCAATACCTGAAAAATCAACAAAAGATATGAAGAACTATGAAAAGAGCTCAACAGAAGAGACTAAAGAGATGGCCGTTTCCCAACCAGAAGACCTGCAAATAACGGCTGAAAGCAGTCACCATAGAAGATCAAAGGTCCCTGTAGAGGGAAATGCAGAAAATGAGGCATGCAAATCTGAGAATAAATCCAAAAGTACCAAAAAGAGGAGAAGCACAtctaaagaaaggaaagaagaggctccttctccttctccaccgaagacagaaaaagaagagaaaaaaccaaagacagaaaaagaagagaaaaaaacaaagacagaAATAGAAGAGAAGAAGCGCCAGGGAACCATAATGACGTCACCAGAAGACGAAAAGATAGGCAGCAATGCAGTGAAGGTATCTAATAGAAAAACTAacgaaagcaaagacaaaagGGAAGAAAGAATTATGTCTGCAGAGAATACTGAAGAACGTCAATCACATAAAGGAGAAAAACGCAAATCTAGTAAGAAAGACGTACCCACTGTAAATGAAGAAGATAAAACAAATGACACTAAGAAAAAGGAACAGAAAGAAAGTACAAAAAATGCAACGGAAACGAGTGACACTAAAGAGGATGCCAGACCCACAGAAGTTATTCGGGTTGAAACAGACACCAACGTGAATGCTGATTCAACATCCGCGACCTCTAACATACCCCAGAATGACAAGGCAAAAAAGTCAAAAAAATCTAAGAGAGATAAAGAGTCCAAAGGGAAATCAAGGAAGCATAAGGAAGTGACCAAAAGCAGCATCATCCCAGAGGAGAACGTCAAAGATGTGACGGGAATATCTGACGCAAGTAATACTAATACAAAGGTGACAAAACTTACGGATGACTCAAAGCTAGTCAAAGATACTCAGCAAAGTCTGGTGATTGATCTAAAGCCACCTAGTGAATTCCAAGACAGTTCATTAAACTCTACGGCTTCATAA